One stretch of Methylopila sp. 73B DNA includes these proteins:
- a CDS encoding aldolase/citrate lyase family protein yields MTSTAVGPGALGAASLANGAPHLNGWVQAPSTLVVETIARAGFASVTLDAQHGFATFDRIVEGIAAAALAARPALVRLPLDGFALAAQALDAGAAGVIAPMIDDVAMARAFVAAVKFPPTGRRSWGPNRGLSFSGLSRDGYLAEANRRTLALAMIETAEALAALDDILAVEGLDGVLIGPNDLSVALSGGAAVDPDHPAVTDALDAIVAAAQRAKKPAAIFANTPAFAADYVRRGFPFVCLGPDLAFLQQGAARALAEVGEASARP; encoded by the coding sequence ATGACCTCGACCGCGGTTGGTCCGGGCGCGCTCGGCGCGGCGTCGCTCGCCAATGGCGCGCCGCATCTCAACGGCTGGGTCCAGGCGCCCTCCACGCTGGTGGTGGAGACGATCGCCCGCGCGGGCTTCGCGTCCGTCACCCTCGACGCCCAGCATGGGTTCGCGACCTTCGACCGCATCGTCGAAGGGATCGCGGCGGCGGCTCTCGCGGCGCGGCCCGCCTTGGTGCGCCTGCCGCTCGACGGCTTCGCGCTCGCGGCGCAGGCGCTCGACGCCGGCGCGGCCGGGGTGATCGCTCCGATGATCGACGACGTCGCCATGGCGCGGGCCTTCGTGGCGGCGGTGAAGTTCCCGCCGACGGGTCGGCGGAGCTGGGGTCCGAACCGCGGGCTCTCGTTCTCAGGCCTGTCGCGCGACGGCTACCTCGCGGAAGCGAACCGTCGGACGCTCGCGCTCGCCATGATCGAGACCGCCGAGGCGCTGGCCGCGCTCGACGACATTCTCGCGGTCGAGGGCCTCGACGGCGTGCTGATCGGACCCAACGACCTGTCCGTCGCGCTCAGCGGAGGCGCGGCCGTCGATCCCGACCACCCCGCCGTGACCGACGCGCTCGACGCCATCGTCGCCGCGGCCCAGCGCGCGAAGAAGCCCGCGGCGATCTTCGCCAACACGCCGGCGTTCGCCGCCGACTACGTGCGCCGCGGATTCCCGTTCGTCTGCCTGGGCCCCGATCTCGCGTTCCTGCAGCAAGGCGCCGCGCGCGCCCTGGCCGAGGTGGGAGAAGCGTCCGCTCGGCCTTGA
- a CDS encoding DUF1476 domain-containing protein: MTTFDQREQAFEAMFVHDETMKFSAYARRNRLLGLWAAEALGKQGEEAQAYAKAVLLADFEEPGDDDVFRKVRRDFDHRGVEVADLDLRRKMAELLVLAVAQLKTE, translated from the coding sequence ATGACAACCTTCGATCAACGCGAGCAGGCTTTCGAGGCCATGTTCGTGCACGACGAGACGATGAAGTTCAGCGCCTACGCCAGGCGAAACCGGCTGCTGGGGCTTTGGGCCGCCGAGGCGCTCGGCAAGCAGGGTGAGGAGGCGCAGGCCTACGCCAAGGCGGTGCTGCTCGCCGACTTCGAGGAGCCGGGCGACGACGACGTGTTCCGCAAGGTGCGCCGCGACTTCGACCACCGCGGCGTCGAGGTCGCCGACCTCGATCTCCGCAGGAAGATGGCGGAGCTCCTGGTGCTCGCCGTCGCCCAGCTTAAGACCGAATGA
- the ftsH gene encoding ATP-dependent zinc metalloprotease FtsH has protein sequence MNPNFRNFALWVIIVLLLLALFTLFQNPGQRAATNDISFSTLLTEVDNGRVRNVTIEGQNISGQYTDGTQFQTYAPDDPSLVQRLYGKGVAISARPPGENMPWFVALLLQWLPFIALIGVWVFLSRQMQGGAGKAMGFGKSKAKLLTEAHGRVTFEDVAGVDEAKSDLEEIVEFLRDPQKFQRLGGKIPRGVLLVGPPGTGKTLIARAVAGEANVPFFTISGSDFVEMFVGVGASRVRDMFEQAKKNAPCIIFIDEIDAVGRHRGAGLGGGNDEREQTLNQLLVEMDGFEANEGIILIAATNRPDVLDPALLRPGRFDRQVVVSNPDIIGREKILKVHVRKVPLAPDVDLKTVARGTPGFSGADLMNLVNEAALLAARRSKRMVTAAEFDSAKDKIMMGAERRMVMTDEEKKVTAYHEAGHAVVALFTPANDPIHKATIIPRGRALGMVQYLPEKDQISISYEQLTSRLAMAMGGRVAEEVFFGDEKVTAGAQSDIQMATNIARGMVTRWGFSKELGTVAYGENQDEVFLGMSVARQQNVSGTTMLKIDNEIKRFIDEGYETARRIITENKDAMDLVAKALLEYETLTGQEIKDILAGKPPVRDASDEPPAPRGSAVPTAGKPRPRPDAGLEPQPQA, from the coding sequence ATGAACCCGAATTTCCGGAACTTCGCCCTCTGGGTGATCATCGTTCTGCTGTTGCTCGCCCTGTTCACGCTGTTCCAGAATCCGGGACAGCGCGCGGCGACCAACGACATCTCGTTCAGCACCCTGCTCACGGAGGTCGACAACGGCCGCGTGCGCAACGTGACGATCGAGGGCCAGAACATCTCGGGCCAGTACACCGACGGCACCCAGTTCCAGACCTACGCGCCCGACGATCCGTCGCTGGTGCAGCGGCTCTACGGCAAGGGCGTCGCGATCTCCGCGCGTCCGCCGGGCGAGAACATGCCGTGGTTCGTCGCTCTGTTGCTGCAGTGGCTGCCCTTCATCGCGCTGATCGGCGTGTGGGTGTTCCTGTCGCGCCAGATGCAGGGGGGCGCGGGCAAGGCCATGGGCTTCGGCAAGTCCAAGGCCAAGCTTCTCACCGAGGCGCACGGCCGCGTGACCTTCGAGGACGTCGCGGGCGTCGACGAGGCCAAGAGCGACCTCGAGGAGATCGTGGAGTTCCTGCGCGATCCCCAGAAGTTCCAGCGCCTCGGCGGCAAGATTCCGCGTGGCGTGCTGCTCGTGGGCCCTCCCGGCACCGGCAAGACGCTGATCGCCCGCGCGGTCGCCGGCGAAGCCAACGTGCCGTTCTTCACGATCTCGGGCTCCGACTTCGTCGAGATGTTCGTCGGCGTCGGCGCGAGCCGCGTGCGCGACATGTTCGAGCAGGCCAAGAAGAACGCGCCCTGCATCATCTTCATCGATGAGATCGACGCGGTCGGCCGCCATCGCGGCGCCGGCCTCGGCGGCGGCAACGACGAGCGCGAGCAGACCCTCAACCAGCTGCTCGTCGAGATGGACGGCTTCGAGGCGAATGAGGGCATCATCCTCATCGCGGCCACCAACCGTCCCGACGTGCTCGATCCCGCGCTGCTGCGTCCGGGCCGTTTCGATCGCCAGGTCGTGGTGTCGAACCCCGACATCATCGGCCGCGAGAAGATCCTGAAGGTCCATGTCCGCAAGGTGCCGCTGGCGCCGGACGTCGACCTCAAGACCGTCGCGCGCGGCACGCCGGGCTTCTCCGGCGCCGACCTGATGAACCTCGTGAACGAGGCGGCGCTGCTCGCCGCGCGCCGCTCCAAGCGCATGGTCACCGCCGCCGAGTTCGACTCGGCGAAGGACAAGATCATGATGGGCGCCGAGCGCCGCATGGTGATGACGGACGAGGAGAAGAAGGTCACCGCCTATCACGAGGCCGGCCACGCCGTGGTCGCGCTCTTCACGCCGGCGAACGATCCGATCCACAAGGCGACGATCATTCCCCGCGGGCGCGCGCTCGGCATGGTGCAGTACCTGCCGGAGAAGGACCAGATCTCGATCTCCTACGAGCAGCTCACGTCGCGCCTTGCGATGGCGATGGGCGGGCGCGTGGCGGAAGAGGTGTTCTTCGGCGACGAGAAGGTGACGGCCGGCGCGCAGTCCGACATCCAGATGGCGACCAACATCGCCCGCGGGATGGTGACGCGCTGGGGCTTCTCCAAGGAGCTCGGCACCGTCGCCTATGGCGAGAACCAGGACGAGGTGTTCCTCGGCATGTCGGTGGCGCGCCAGCAGAACGTCTCGGGCACGACGATGCTGAAGATCGACAACGAGATCAAACGCTTCATCGACGAAGGCTACGAGACGGCGCGACGCATCATCACCGAGAACAAGGACGCCATGGACCTCGTGGCGAAGGCGCTGCTCGAGTACGAGACGCTGACCGGTCAGGAGATCAAGGACATCCTGGCCGGCAAGCCTCCGGTGCGCGACGCGTCGGACGAGCCGCCCGCGCCCCGCGGCTCGGCGGTGCCTACCGCCGGCAAGCCGCGCCCGCGGCCTGACGCCGGGCTGGAGCCGCAGCCCCAGGCCTGA
- a CDS encoding DUF808 domain-containing protein, translating into MSVGLIALLDDVAAIAKVAAASLDDIAAQTAKAGAKAAGVVIDDAAVTPRYVVGFKPDRELPIVWRIAIGSIRNKLLILLPACLLLSAFAPWLIMPLLMLGGAYLCYEGVEKIVEALFHHENRAAEEAPKDQAAATGLEEAKIAGAIKTDFILSAEIMAITLSGIPADDSVWMKAAVLAAVGLAITAAVYGVVALIVKADDVGVAMAKTPDASSLAGLRRAFGRGLVVGMPVFLKALAVVGTAAMVWVGGGIIVHGLEGLLPALAHGIEGVAEAAAHALPFAAGAVRWIVAAAGAGVVGLIVGAALVPLVSYVIAPIARAVTPAKAKPTSSAPTTKSA; encoded by the coding sequence ATGAGCGTCGGTTTGATCGCGTTGCTGGATGATGTCGCGGCCATCGCCAAGGTGGCGGCGGCGTCGCTCGACGACATCGCCGCACAGACCGCCAAGGCCGGCGCCAAGGCGGCGGGCGTCGTGATCGACGACGCCGCGGTGACGCCGCGCTACGTCGTCGGCTTCAAGCCCGATCGCGAGTTGCCGATCGTGTGGCGGATCGCCATCGGGTCAATCCGCAACAAGCTGCTGATCCTGCTGCCGGCCTGCCTCCTGCTCAGCGCCTTCGCGCCCTGGCTGATCATGCCGCTGCTGATGCTGGGCGGCGCCTATCTCTGCTACGAGGGCGTCGAGAAGATCGTGGAGGCCCTGTTTCATCACGAGAACCGCGCGGCCGAAGAAGCTCCCAAGGACCAAGCCGCCGCGACCGGGCTCGAAGAGGCCAAGATCGCCGGCGCGATCAAGACGGATTTCATCCTCTCCGCGGAGATCATGGCGATCACGCTCTCGGGCATCCCGGCCGACGACAGCGTGTGGATGAAGGCTGCGGTGCTCGCCGCCGTGGGTCTAGCGATCACGGCGGCGGTCTATGGCGTCGTCGCGCTTATCGTAAAGGCGGACGACGTCGGTGTCGCGATGGCGAAGACGCCCGACGCCTCTTCCCTCGCCGGCCTGCGGCGGGCGTTCGGGCGCGGCCTCGTCGTCGGCATGCCGGTGTTTCTCAAAGCGCTCGCGGTGGTCGGCACCGCCGCCATGGTCTGGGTCGGCGGCGGCATCATCGTGCACGGGCTCGAAGGCTTGCTGCCGGCGCTCGCCCACGGGATCGAAGGCGTCGCCGAGGCCGCGGCGCACGCCCTTCCGTTCGCGGCCGGCGCCGTGCGCTGGATCGTGGCGGCGGCCGGGGCGGGCGTCGTCGGGCTGATCGTCGGCGCCGCCTTGGTGCCGCTGGTCAGCTACGTCATCGCGCCGATCGCCCGCGCCGTGACGCCAGCCAAGGCCAAGCCGACGTCGAGCGCGCCGACGACCAAAAGCGCCTGA
- a CDS encoding methylated-DNA--[protein]-cysteine S-methyltransferase — protein sequence MDYARRETPSPVGRLTLVASGRGLAAVLWENDDPRRVRLGPAPEGDARATLDRAEAQLDEYFRGERRTFDLELDLQGTPFQTEVWRALLAIPFGETRSYGALAAAIGRPDASRAVGAANGRNPLSIVAPCHRVVGATGKLTGFAGGLAAKAYLLALERGSAAQSELFAPAA from the coding sequence ATGGATTACGCGCGCAGGGAGACGCCGTCGCCGGTCGGACGCCTCACGCTGGTCGCAAGCGGCCGCGGGCTGGCGGCGGTGCTGTGGGAGAACGACGATCCCCGCCGGGTGCGGCTGGGGCCGGCGCCCGAGGGCGACGCGCGAGCGACCCTCGACCGCGCGGAGGCGCAACTCGACGAGTACTTCCGGGGCGAACGGCGGACCTTCGATCTCGAGCTCGACCTTCAGGGCACGCCGTTCCAGACGGAGGTGTGGCGGGCGCTGCTCGCGATCCCCTTCGGCGAGACCCGCAGCTACGGCGCGCTTGCGGCCGCGATCGGGCGTCCCGACGCGTCGCGGGCGGTGGGCGCCGCGAACGGGCGCAATCCGCTCTCGATCGTCGCGCCATGCCATCGGGTGGTGGGAGCGACCGGCAAGCTCACGGGGTTCGCAGGCGGGCTCGCCGCCAAGGCCTACCTGCTGGCGCTCGAACGCGGGTCCGCCGCCCAGAGCGAACTGTTCGCCCCGGCGGCGTGA